From a single Plasmodium coatneyi strain Hackeri chromosome 4, complete sequence genomic region:
- a CDS encoding Cysteine repeat modular protein encodes MVEVKRFLSSVSLRMLIFFFCCILLFFALTPDITTGRVQQLCGSPSYSLNTGLCVADSSTRCCASCALPYSPGREILSASKFCHHDEFMNRGIYPFVGNLTDDQWCSQPNLTNRRRGGGDSNNNNNSNSCTSSNVRTPGWLFSSCGAKEGTPLTTFGEKRREILPGESLMRRSFTIDGRVPHMQSESEYTSKKQTQRCLAEFINLDNNTKGEKKADAVGAPNDYLVGRKNLEEDTRNIYMQESSQRSGYDAESAPSKDINTSLKSLFLNRKKNTGEKNKRNNFSRNIERTIEFIEGNYPMDKPPLMHILADQMYIRTINQMTSVQIKGNKLDKFKYKNILIYDSFENCKGNIVEKVSVKEISPFHILTENFMMKKLGMFSICIEMEDTQYVALLKIQNNLIEQITPSNDVSTISAFNCALGKSSIFIPEEGNVRIVEKVGENLSQKSHSYDILARILRKEIKMLACSSFENYVVFLEMNYIIVATSEPNDVYEVISHFLTKPVGIFLDQHIIYVTDADRKNVFRYRSEYILKETAATLVFLDGSGEVGQVEQAKGEKGEKGVKSPLPAYHTQGKANARHTYATKKKRDYLSPLGRILLQGGKKEQIDYLINGENYLITKLRDFYNIRRYKRNKAKLKGLLSKSVTLVYPAGIVVDQEKVYFVDTALHMLFCFSMKEDRIIETFGYLNSPVMSNKGLNKPFSLSLFHVTQWNKSLLFLSELSSSIILIFEIKENIQLYLTYGNLPLDIATSIVVTAEFLIVCGLKRSKENYVNYVTYIKIEELSEFEIEYNEFPYTLHYGEEVNMTPLKRSSNIKKFTLRQYENKTNANIDTGLNIDKHSGMISGKVKISAWFHMEIVAYDYFNKITLSFENFISSCPKGFFFQSNNCVPCPIGYYTSNVHRLKCMSCENYQENSTTSYPGSISRNECLCKAGYYLEDKKKACVKCPAGYYKDQIGDFKCQSTCENMKRSLVEGAASYEELNCACKDGYYTDALSKCVPCYLNFYCIYNPNVPISKADIIPCKEHMVTLKRGSTSPKDCICSVGYYYDSETDTCKPCSYDTYKANQGNESCTPFVTNPRSTQEFLPNENYLEHSNIFLKKTSNVIISPRKGNSSSHSAKYCETGYFYSKNKSICSICRYNGYCEGLHNEVTTCPKNSVTVKLKSVTPMDCLCERGYGRITIQKHKSFNILCVPCPYNTFQPHHSSGECIPCPAYTFTISVKSTSITDCLPQNGYYDMYFQYIYQHTRERLVQNVPLFLQQYRRYVSDQYTNGREAHLRKGKPRADCHMDHMCGIPDEDSPLSLQQLTPKLIEGERTHGDHGQNQHDAQWTWCDKPDATNGYEKDNAKARMPKISNSIRNLKGTYSNAFYTNYLKNVILMDSTKMARFIQQEGSIFSLDNSPVGNNNPRGIILPRQEDSKEAPSKGERVLMKDGKQHSPGISIAEEAASGTLIDSNSNLQGTILLPEDMKAVVRKFNFIAQKRTDLLMLIKSREETYIENKRKDISYECYEMDRAIIIQKNVYVSTIPEIDLISCLNTCISNIYCTGIEMDRTIHDGKTDLFFFLNRSHGTKMIHFFKCYLYFYEEIASYYKKESLKKIEDIQRYDDADRITGCVVQKNEMLKLWKVYNFDVCPNNYYCPQKSFKKKKCPLNSVKKNFQGTIEDCLCSPGYSLQKNLNLCVPCEKGTYKDSTSNGKCIKCPLNLTTSSEASTSKYDCVCREGYYFHGLFSMKLVDSKMEQVMIEGIKKAKKNKILSLPNGENKVDDLFLQVKSSGRRQKFAKMVQAVLGESLQRATGKGEAHGGDNTSAIKENEVASTVKEKSFTQMGDTPIHVSHTPHAVQKHYNSLSSLDFPFNKLHDSEDSSPYGTCIKCPNKMFCPGFWFKNFERELHHPPIFCPNGSTVPKTTLESTDVHKCICGKGYSINVQKSHKNREGSDVKSGSNVNNVNSASNAKDGKDRRGRSSEMCVKCEEGYYKDVVDNSPCAGLCMEFSTSFQGSISKKQCFCSRGKYMIHESSHEMKCVNCSKGALCIGGLKYKSLKNLIQNSNYTDIEINDHVIPFPQKGYFATFEIKHDDFVWSPLNSLNVQINNYEKGDIIIKNKIAKQLFGGRVRHITVERNNQNNHPKKHKVEVKPGKEIQLGYPASKKSISLVEVGITHILVNEKLEKLKYKNEYLTVERIPDFHLCPISKRCVGGVDNLCAHGSEGYLCNNCSRNYDTIYFRSQCVKCEKTKTELIDLLARKIFFYMIVFFLIYLNYFCYVKRNFVFMGILKIWYFFIICFLPYIYIVESNHSSLPNHLFYFQFFITLPMRFLTHYLKLNCFVNSYSNQQYIHIWYIQRYIKIAEPMIDCVVLTATFLTIYLVYTWLKRKQIRTVERVIARQINKVHSKGYYQHRSDFYYQYYQKHVIDTINDKKGREDLWLKRWGNASIQHEHSSGEEAAKAKTKKMKTTKTPQRNSSTSGGNSTQCGSSAHLSTSDDSLRGNKMAKKELSSSNENLYNFDEEFLPNDASNYCVKENIAKDKYWTYMCALNIYNIKAFGLFRYIHPSSISTFSRIKRVLSDLKVLYIIVLYIYFPFTLISLLELVWCQPVKYKSKTPILVLYHMPSQVCNWGNKLFATGVIFSSVFFLMYLLLFIFSFYGTLKNFKIYGSYAKRVRSYFLFNGYNYQNRCWDLFNVIKVMFVAISFTCQLYTKRIDNAKYFICCCIVFILITEVTLILMYSPYDKRSNNILRKLSLLSTFSILITYLSVQFSFFFNFPITNSLPFVLFVYFHLYMGNKIVLEFVIYKNIFKSKEEKEDQQDVGREAEGLLNEQSFFNFAKQKSNQNGANPNLHADDRSTSGAHNSSTLTGEKKKKTSFSFPLPYTSVLKKCNLYDLLLRVNNIPFYSILFNEKGEEIFIFEKGSTRAKYEEIVKNVKMDTTERSQTGVISLDLLHSDLLYYNISDPSRQPLSNINYVDLKKRSTNWSQLMGESKLSNNYKKFLKREKEYPNGKDNNLHGHVDGENSRRVTPPINITHFINCLIEAINILFVNQSYNQINVEWISFVTRFSICFIHWMKNHDENLVNLVPINKKQFERKKRNLLFYSLFSSYAEVYSVHSIIGDKNKFEQHKKNFLQAENLEQFSTYLNEAKKKNPAAKAPHYSQTDDEEKSDCYTPLNFLNDEFYRCEKDIIKLLFDENIFKNLSISIVEFFFSIYMIQFIESKRLSILIFLFCEKKNSLSREKKFLKIIQARKKDIQLIMFSQNNKQMYDFVEKNYLNEYNQDLKKKIKKLQNLIKKKEKSSLKREKAKSVTRMQGNTANKMSNANAYFVQTLKKLLDDSSATTLRHTGGARRKRHKKTPN; translated from the exons ATGGTGGAAGTGAAAAGGTTTCTCTCTAGCGTTTCCCTAAGgatgctaattttttttttttgttgtatccttttgttttttgccCTCACCCCGGATATTACTACAGGAAGGGTGCAACAACTATGTGGAAGCCCTAGTTACAGTCTTAACACCGGTTTGTGCGTGGCAGACAGTTCGACCAGGTGTTGTGCAAGTTGCGCTTTGCCCTATTCACCAGGTAGAGAAATATTAAGCGCTTCAAAATTTTGCCACCATGATGAATTTATGAACAGGGGAATTTACCCCTTTGTAGGGAACCTTACGGATGATCAATG GTGCAGCCAACCCAATCTAACGAACCGGCGGCGCGGCGGTGGAGACAGcaataacaacaataacagtAACAGCTGCACTAGTAGTAATGTTAGAACGCCGGGGTGGCTCTTCTCCTCGTGCGGGGCCAAGGAAGGCACCCCTTTAACGACATTCGgtgagaaaagaagggaaataCTACCAGGGGAATCACTCATGAGAAGGTCATTCACAATAGATGGAAGAGTACCTCATATGCAGTCCGAGTCGGAATACacttcaaaaaaacaaacacaacGGTGTCTCGCAGAGTTTATCAACTTAGACAATAATACAAAAGGCGAGAAAAAGGCAGATGCAGTAGGGGCACCAAATGATTACCTAGTGGGTAGGAAGAATCTGGAGGAGGATAccagaaatatatacatgcaagAATCCAGTCAAAGATCCGGCTACGATGCGGAATCTGCACCAAGTAAAGACATAAACACATCGTTAAAGTCGCTCTTtctaaacagaaaaaaaaatacaggagagaaaaataaaagaaacaacTTTTCGAGGAATATAGAACGCACGATAGAATTTATTGAAGGAAACTACCCCATGGATAAGCCACCCCTTATGCATATTCTGGCTGACCAAATGTATATAAGAACGATAAACCAGATGACATCGGTCCAAATTAAAGGGAATAAACTAGACAAATTTAAGTACaagaatattttaatatatgaTTCCTTCGAAAACTGTAAAGGAAATATCGTTGAGAAAGTTTCTGTAAAAGAAATTTCGCCCTTTCACATATTAACGGAAAATtttatgatgaaaaaattgggaatGTTTTCCATTTGCATCGAAATGGAAGACACACAATATGTCGCATTGCTAAAAATTCAAAACAACTTAATTGAGCAGATCACACCGTCAAATGATGTAAGCACAATATCTGCATTCAATTGTGCCCTGGGTAAATCATCCATATTCATTCCTGAAGAGGGCAATGTGAGGATTGTAGAGAAAGTTGGAGAAAATTTATCACAAAAAAGTCATTCTTATGATATCTTGGCTAGaattttaaggaaagaaataaaaatgttggcTTGCTCTTCCTTCGAAAATTATGTTGTCTTCTTGGAAATGAATTATATAATCGTTGCCACTTCAGAACCGAATGATGTATACGAAGttatttcgcattttttgaCCAAACCGGTTGGCATATTTCTAGACcaacacattatatatgtcaCAGACGCGGAcaggaaaaatgttttcaGATACAGATCGGAGTATATACTCAAGGAGACCGCCGCTACGCTGGTCTTTCTGGACGGAAGTGGGGAAGTGGGGCAAGTGGAGCAagcgaaaggggaaaaaggagaaaaaggggtaaaatcGCCATTACCTGCGTATCACACTCAGGGCAAGGCAAACGCTCGGCACACAtatgcaacaaaaaaaaaaagagactaCCTCTCCCCCCTGGGGAGGATCCTACtgcaaggaggaaaaaaggaacaaatagaCTATTtaataaatggggaaaactACCTAATAACCAAACTGCGAGATTTTTACAATATACGGCGATACAAAAGAAACAAGGCAAAACTGAAAGGGCTGTTGTCTAAGAGTGTGACGCTGGTTTACCCAGCAGGAATTGTTGTAGATCAGGAGAAGGTATACTTCGTAGACACGGCACTACATATGCTATTTTGCTTCTCCATGAAGGAAGACAGAATTATCGAGACGTTTGGTTATCTAAATTCTCCAGTCATGAGCAACAAAGGATTGAACAAACCTTTTTCCTTGTCCCTATTTCATGTGACTCAATGGAATAAGAGTCTCCTCTTTTTGAGCGAACTGTCCAGTTCTATAATTCTAATAtttgaaataaaagaaaatatccAATTGTACCTAACCTATGGTAACCTCCCCCTTGACATAGCCACCTCCATTGTCGTGACGGCAGAATTTTTAATCGTCTGTGGATTAAAACGaagtaaagaaaattatGTGAACTATGTCACATACATAAAGATTGAAGAATTGAGCGAGTTCGAAATTGAGTACAACGAATTCCCATACACCCTACATTATGGAGAAGAGGTAAATATGACGCCTCTGAAAAGAAGCagcaatataaaaaagtttaCCCTTAGACAGTACGAAAATAAAACCAATGCAAATATCGACACCGGATTGAATATAGACAAACACAGCGGAATGATAAGTGGGAAAGTAAAGATCTCCGCATGGTTCCACATGGAAATAGTGGCTTACGATTACTTCAACAAAATCACCTTaagttttgaaaattttatctCTTCATGTCCGAAGGGATTCTTTTTTCAGTCTAATAATTGTGTCCCTTGTCCCATAGGGTACTATACATCAAACGTGCATAGACTCAAATGCATGAGCTGTGAGAACTACCAAGAAAATTCAACCACCTCTTACCCTGGATCCATTTCCAGAAATGAGTGTTTATGTAAAGCTGGATACTACttggaggacaaaaaaaaagcgtgcGTAAAATGCCCAGCAGGCTACTATAAAGACCAAATTGGAGATTTCAAATGTCAGTCTACAtgtgaaaatatgaaaagaagTCTCGTCGAAGGAGCAGCAAGCTATGAAGAATTAAACTGTGCATGCAAAGATGGGTACTATACGGACGCTCTATCCAAATGTGTTCCATGCTACTTAAACTTTTATTGCATTTATAACCCAAACGTTCCAATTAGTAAAGCGGATATTATTCCTTGTAAAGAACACATGGTaactttaaaaaggggatccACCTCACCGAAGGATTGTATCTGCTCCGTTGGCTATTACTACGATAGTGAAACGGATACATGCAAGCCATGTTCTTATGACACATATAAAGCAAACCAAGGCAATGAATCCTGCACACCCTTTGTAACCAATCCAAGATCCACACAAGAATTTCTGCCCAATGAAAACTACTTGGAACAttccaatatttttttaaaaaaaacatcaaacGTTATTATTTCCCCTAGGAAGGGTAACTCCTCTTCCCATAGTGCCAAGTATTGTGAAACTGGATACTTCTACAGTAAGAATAAGtccatttgttccatttgtAGATACAACGGGTACTGTGAAGGGCTCCACAATGAAGTTACTACGTGTCCAAAAAATTCAGTCACCGTTAAGTTGAAAAGTGTTACCCCTATGGACTGTTTATGCGAAAGGGGATATGGACGAATAACCATTCAGAAGCACAAGTCATTCAACATATTATGTGTACCTTGTCCTTACAACACTTTCCAGCCTCACCACTCCTCTGGTGAATGTATTCCTTGCCCTGCTTACACCTTTACAATTTCTGTAAAGTCCACTTCCATTACGGACTGCTTACCTCAAAATGGCTACTACGACATGTACTTTCAGTACATATACCAGCATACCAGGGAGCGACTCGTGCAGAAtgtgcctctttttttgcagcAGTACCGTCGATACGTGAGCGATCAGTacacaaatggaagagaGGCGCATCTACGGAAAGGGAAGCCAAGAGCCGATTGCCACATGGACCATATGTGTGGAATACCTGATGAAGACAGTCCTCTATCACTACAGCAGCTCACTCCCAAACTGATCGAGGGGGAAAGAACCCATGGGGATCACGGCCAAAACCAACATGACGCCCAATGGACGTGGTGCGACAAACCAGATGCCACAAATGGGTACGAAAAAGACAACGCTAAAGCTAGAATGCCAAAAATAAGTAACAGCATACGCAACCTGAAAGGAACGTACAGCAACGCGTTTTACACGAATTACCTCAAAAATGTTATTCTCATGGATAGTACAAAAATGGCCCGTTTTATTCAGCAGGAAGGCTCCATATTTTCGCTAGATAACTCACCAGTAGGGAACAACAACCCTAGGGGAATTATCCTCCCTCGTCAGGAAGACAGCAAAGAGGCACCTTCAAAAGGGGAACGTGTACTAATGAAAGATGGAAAACAGCACTCACCTGGAATATCCATCGCAGAGGAAGCGGCGTCAGGGACACTCATTGATAGCAATTCAAATTTACAGGGAACAATTCTACTACCAGAAGATATGAAAGCAGTTGTACGCAAATTCAACTTCATAGCACAGAAAAGAACAGACCTCCTAATGTTGATAAAGTCAAGGGAAGAAACGTACATCGAGAATAAGCGAAAGGACATATCCTACGAATGCTACGAAATGGACAGAGCAAtaattatacaaaaaaatgtgtacgtaTCTACCATCCCCGAAATTGATCTCATAAGTTGTCTTAACACATGTATCTCAAACATATACTGCACAGGGATAGAAATGGATAGAACAATACACGACGGGAAGACAgacttatttttcttcctaaacAGAAGTCATGGGACGAAAatgatccattttttcaaatgctacttatatttttacgaaGAAATTGCATCCtattataaaaaggagagtttgaaaaaaatcgaaGACATACAACGTTATGATGATGCAGATAGGATAACCGGCTGtgtggtgcaaaaaaatgaaatgctAAAACTGTGGAAGGTGTACAATTTTGACGTATGTCCAAATAACTATTATTGTCCCCAAAaatcatttaaaaagaaaaagtgccCGTTAAattcagttaaaaaaaacttccaaGGAACTATCGAAGATTGCCTATGTTCCCCCGGGTACTCCCtacagaaaaatttaaacctGTGTGTACCATGTGAGAAAGGGACTTACAAAGATTCCACATCGAATGGAAAGTGTATCAAGTGTCCTCTCAACTTAACTACATCTTCGGAAGCATCCACTTCCAAGTACGACTGCGTTTGCAGAGAAGGCTACTATTTTCATGGGCTCTTCAGCATGAAATTGGTGGACTCAAAAATGGAGCAAGTCATGATTGAAGGTAttaaaaaagcgaaaaagaataaaattttatctctaccaaatggggaaaacaaaGTGGACgatctttttttacaagtaaaGTCATCTGGAAGGAGGCAAAAATTTGCCAAAATGGTGCAAGCAGTTTTAGGGGAAAGTCTCCAACGGGCGAcaggaaagggggaagctcACGGGGGTGACAACACAAGTGCGATTAAGGAAAACGAAGTGGCGTCCACCGTCAAGGAGAAAAGCTTCACCCAAATGGGAGATACCCCGATACACGTTTCGCATACCCCGCATGCAGTGCAAAAACATTACAATTCACTCTCCAGTTTAGATTTTCCTTTCAACAAACTTCATGACAGTGAGGACAGTTCCCCCTACGGGACGTGCATTAAATGTCCAAACAAAATGTTTTGTCCAGGCTTCTGgtttaaaaatttcgaaaGGGAACTTCATCACCCGCCCATATTTTGCCCCAATGGATCAACCGTACCTAAGACGACCTTAGAGTCGACGGACGTGCATAAGTGCATATGCGGGAAAGGGTACAGCATAAATGTGCAAAAGAGTCACAAAAACAGAGAAGGCAGCGACGTAAAGAGTGGAAGTAACGTAAACAACGTAAACAGTGCAAGCAACGCAAAGGATGGAAAGGACAGACGCGGGCGTAGCAGCGAAATGTGCGTGAAGTGTGAAGAGGGGTACTACAAAGACGTTGTGGATAATTCACCGTGCGCTGGTCTATGCATGGAATTTTCCACCTCCTTCCAAGGATCTATCAGCAAAAAACAGTGCTTTTGTTCTAGGGGCAAATATATGATACATGAGTCTTCCCACGAAATGAAATGCGTGAACTGTTCCAAAGGGGCCCTATGCATTGGTGGCTTGAAGTACAAGTCGCTAAAGAATTTAATACAAAACTCCAACTACACCGACATAGAAATTAACGACCATGTTATTCCATTCCCTCAGAAGGGGTACTTTGCCACCTTTGAAATAAAGCATGATGATTTCGTATGGTCCCCGCTGAACTCCCTAAATGTTCAGATAAATAATTACGAAAAGGGAGatataataattaaaaacaaaatagcCAAGCAGTTATTTGGCGGAAGGGTAAGACATATTACTGTAGAGAGGAATAACCAGAATAATCATCCAAAGAAGCACAAAGTGGAAGTCAAACCGGGGAAGGAAATACAACTGGGTTACCCCGccagtaaaaaaagtatctCCCTTGTCGAAGTAGGCATAACACACATCCTAGTTAAcgaaaaattggagaagCTAAAATATAAGAATGAGTATTTAACAGTGGAGAGAATTCCAGACTTTCATTTGTGTCCAATTAGTAAAAGATGCGTAGGGGGGGTGGACAATTTATGTGCCCACGGGTCGGAAGGATACTTATGCAACAACTGCTCAAGAAACTATGACACGATTTATTTCAGATCCCAATGCGTTAAATGCGAAAAGACAAAAACGGAACTGATCGATTTATTGGctaggaaaatatttttctatatgaTAGTATTCTTTctaatatatttaaattacTTCTGCTAtgtaaaaaggaactttGTATTTATGggcatattaaaaatatggtACTTTTTCATCATCTGTTTTTTGCCCTACATTTATATAGTAGAGTCTAACCATAGTTCATTGCCAAACCATTTGTTCTACTTCCAGTTCTTTATCACCCTCCCTATGAGGTTTCTGACACATTATTTGAAGCTGAACTGTTTTGTGAACTCCTATAGCAACCAGcagtatatacacatatggtACATACAgaggtacataaaaatagcGGAACCCATGATTGACTGCGTTGTGTTGACAGCAACCTTTTTAACTATCTACTTAGTCTACACTTGGCTGAAGAGGAAGCAAATTAGAACCGTAGAAAGGGTCATTGCTAGGCAGATTAACAAAGTACACTCCAAGGGGTACTACCAGCACCGCTCCGACTTCTACTACCAGTACTATCAAAAACATGTCATTGACACGATTAAtgataaaaaggggagggaagaTTTGTGGTTGAAGAGGTGGGGAAATGCATCCATTCAGCATGAACATTCCTCCGGTGAGGAAGCGGCAAAGgcgaaaacaaaaaaaatgaagacaacAAAAACGCCTCAACGGAATAGCAGCACATCAGGTGGGAACAGCACACAGTGTGGCAGCAGCGCCCACTTATCCACCTCTGACGATTCGCTGCGCGGCAACAAAATGGCGAAGAAGGAACTATCCTCTAGTAATGAAAATCTGTACAATTTTGATGAAGAATTCTTGCCTAACGATGCATCAAATTACTgtgtgaaggaaaacataGCAAAGGACAAATACTGGACGTACATGTGTGCGCTTAATATCTACAATATTAAAGCCTTTGGATTATTCCGTTACATACACCCGTCTAGCATAAGCACTTTTAGTAGAATCAAAAGAGTTCTCTCCGATTTGAAGGTCCTCTACATTATCGtcttgtatatatacttcccATTTACTCTTATTAGCCTGTTAGAGCTGGTGTGGTGCCAACCAGTAAAGTACAAAAGTAAAACACCCATCCTAGTTCTCTATCACATGCCTTCCCAAGTTTGCAACTGGGGCAATAAATTATTTGCAACAGGAGTGATATTTTCTTccgtcttcttcctcatgtaTTTACTCCTATtcatcttttcattttatggCACCTtgaagaattttaaaatatatggtTCGTATGCAAAACGAGTGCGTAGTTACTTCCTCTTCAATGGGTACAACTACCAGAACCGGTGTTGGGACCTCTTCAATGTGATCAAGGTGATGTTCGTGGCAATTTCCTTCACTTGTCAGTTGTACACCAAAAGAATTGATAACgcgaaatattttatatgctGCTGCATCGTGTTTATCCTAATCACAGAAGTTACCCTTATTTTGATGTATTCCCCTTACGACAAAAGGTCTAATAACATTTTGCGCAAGTTAAGTTTGTTGTCCACCTTTTCCATATTGATAACATACCTAAGTGTCCAGTTcagcttcttctttaattttcccaTTACGAATTCTTTGCCATTCGTTTTATTTGTCTACTTTCACCTCTACATGGGTAACAAAATTGTACTCGAATTTGTCATTTataagaatatttttaagaGCAAGGAGGAGAAAGAGGATCAGCAAGACGTAGGGCGAGAAGCGGAAGGGTTGCTGAACGAGCAGtccttcttcaattttgcaAAGCAGAAGAGTAACCAAAATGGGGCGAACCCAAACCTACATGCAGATGATAGAAGTACAAGTGGGGCACACAACTCTTCCACCCTAACGggagagaagaagaaaaaaacttctttctctttcccctTGCCCTACACATCTGTgttgaaaaaatgcaacctTTATGACCTTCTCCTACGCGTGAATAACATCCCATTTTATTCCATCCTCTTCAacgaaaagggggaggaaattttCATATTTGAAAAGGGGTCCACCAGAGCCAAGTACGAAGAAATAGtgaagaatgtaaaaatggacaccACGGAGAGATCTCAAACGGGAGTAATAAGCCTAGATTTGCTACACTCTGATTTGCTTTACTACAATATTAGTGACCCCTCCAGACAGCCCCTCTCCAATATCAACTATGTAGACCTGAAAAAGAGGAGTACGAATTGGTCTCAACTTATGGGTGAAAGCAAATTATccaacaattataaaaaatttttaaagagagaaaaagagTACCCCAACGGAAAGGACAACAATCTTCATGGTCACGTAGATGGAGAAAATTCAAGAAGGGTCACCCCCCCAATTAATATAACCCATTTTATCAATTGCCTAATTGAAGCCATCAACATTCTGTTTGTTAATCAGTCGTATAACCAAATAAACGTAGAATGGATCAGCTTCGTTACGAGATTTTCTATCTGCTTCATACACTGGATGAAGAACCACGACGAGAATTTAGTGAACCTTGTCCCAATCAATAAGAAGCAatttgaaaggaaaaaaagaaatctcTTATTCTATTCCCTTTTTAGTTCCTACGCAGAAGTTTATTCTGTGCATTCCATCATTGGAGATAAGAACAAATTTGAGCAACacaaaaagaattttctACAAGCGGAAAACTTAGAACAATTTTCCACCTACCTGAATgaagcaaagaagaaaaacccTGCAGCAAAAGCACCCCATTATAGCCAAACtgatgatgaagaaaaatccGATTGTTACACTCCTCTGAATTTTCTAAATGATGAATTTTACAGATGTGAGAAGGATATAATTAAATTACTTTTtgatgaaaatatttttaaaaacttgtCCATCTCGATTGtggaatttttcttctcaattTATATGATTCAATTTATCGAAAGTAAGCGTCTCtccattttaattttcctcttctgcgaGAAGAAAAACTCCTTAAGtagggaaaagaaattcttaaaaataatCCAAGCCAGAAAAAAGGACATCCAACTTATTATGTTCTCGCAGAACAACAAGCAGATGTACGATTTCGTGGAAAAAAACTATCTGAATGAGTACAATCaggatttaaaaaagaaaataaaaaaactacaaaacTTAatcaaaaagaaggagaagtcCTCTCTCAAACGTGAAAAGGCGAAAAGCGTTACGCGAATGCAGGGAAATACGGCGAACAAAATGAGCAACGCGAACGCGTACTTCGTCCAGACATTGAAGAAGCTTCTCGACGATTCGTCCGCCACCACGCTGCGGCACACGGGGGGTGCAAGAAGAAAACGGCACAAGAAAACGCCCAACTAA
- a CDS encoding Acyl carrier protein: MRRNILRKFCLSKKNVKILDVHRREFVCKPLLNNGMTYRCSVFLGGSNNWLAKSEVKAASFFSTEKDNLSSFTKEQIEEKVMTVLKKYIPPNVEINYNEELEKCKTKDNRAWDFLDTVEFLIDIESEFNITIPDETADNIKTVQEVIDYLVQLNIKKA; encoded by the exons atgaggagaaataTACTTCGAAAGTTTTGccttagcaaaaaaaatgtcaaaattTTGGATGTACACCGAAGGGAATTCGTTTGCAAGCCTCTGTTAAATAATGGAATGACATACCGGTGCAGTGTGTTCCTTGGAGGTAGTAACAACTGGCTTGCAAAGAGCGAAGTGAAGGCGGCATCTTTTTTCTCAACAGAGAAAGATAATTTGAGCTCATTCACCAAGGAACAGATTGAGGAAAAGGTGATGACCGTGCTGAAGAAGTACATACCCCCCAATGTAGaaattaattataatgaagaattggaaaaatgtaaaacgAAAGATAATAGAGCTTGGGATTTTCTGGACACCGTCGAGTTTTTAATAGAC ATTGAATCTGAGTTTAATATCACCATACCGGACGAAACAGCAGACAACATCAAAACTGTGCAAGAAGTAATCGATTATTTGGTTCAGCTGAATATTAAGAAGGCGTAG